In Crinalium epipsammum PCC 9333, the following are encoded in one genomic region:
- a CDS encoding serine/threonine protein kinase — MNSTPEAVLQNGKYILGNKLGKGVFGITYRATNSKSGETVVIKTFSDNLRQNVNFEQFKQRLHLGLPILANCQHPNLVRLLEYFEEDGIPYLVMEDIRGQTLTELLETNQQISVPQAIYYIRQICAAVNVLHSRGLLHRDIRPQNIIRRAGTHKVVLTDFGIACELTTGVMQTHASLLSSGFAPIEKYLAHIKRTPATDVYAIAATLYCLLTRQPPVAASVRDRIPLTDIKQFQPHLNPAIEQAILRGLELLPEKRPQTLEAWLALLPKETPARRKRSKQNLAAKSSQVNSQKQVLSSLTSVEAVDTVIQPEPVDLQPQRLGHDGDQAVNSQVENKLDAQNTHSRQHQEQDKAKQRTQTNQSLKSSDNNWRVRSLILTAAIAAALGTGFGLSLRLNRPSEPGSTFLHTEQSFPPRSNWPILNTPQPTPQVPITH, encoded by the coding sequence ATGAACTCAACGCCTGAAGCAGTCCTGCAAAACGGTAAATACATCCTTGGCAATAAACTGGGCAAAGGCGTATTTGGGATTACTTACCGAGCAACTAATAGCAAGTCGGGAGAAACTGTCGTTATTAAGACATTTTCGGATAATCTGCGCCAAAATGTGAATTTTGAGCAGTTTAAGCAAAGATTACATTTAGGTTTGCCTATTCTCGCTAACTGCCAGCATCCTAATTTGGTAAGGTTGCTAGAGTATTTTGAGGAAGATGGCATTCCTTACCTCGTGATGGAAGACATTCGAGGGCAGACGCTTACCGAATTACTAGAAACAAATCAACAAATATCAGTTCCGCAGGCAATTTACTATATACGTCAAATATGTGCAGCAGTGAATGTTTTACACTCTCGCGGGTTATTGCATCGCGATATTAGACCACAAAACATCATTCGCCGTGCAGGAACCCATAAAGTAGTATTAACTGACTTTGGCATTGCTTGTGAGTTAACTACGGGAGTAATGCAAACCCATGCTAGTTTACTTTCATCGGGTTTTGCGCCAATAGAAAAGTATTTGGCGCATATCAAGCGGACTCCAGCAACGGATGTCTATGCTATAGCAGCGACTTTGTATTGCTTGCTAACAAGACAGCCACCAGTAGCCGCCTCAGTACGCGATCGCATTCCTTTAACTGATATTAAACAATTCCAACCTCATCTCAATCCAGCAATCGAGCAAGCCATTCTGCGGGGGTTGGAACTATTACCCGAAAAGCGTCCTCAAACATTAGAAGCTTGGCTGGCGCTACTACCAAAAGAAACACCCGCACGACGTAAGCGTAGCAAACAAAATTTAGCGGCTAAATCATCGCAAGTAAATTCGCAAAAGCAAGTATTATCTTCACTAACATCTGTTGAAGCTGTTGATACCGTCATTCAGCCTGAGCCAGTTGACTTGCAACCGCAAAGATTAGGGCATGATGGAGATCAAGCTGTAAATTCTCAGGTAGAAAACAAGCTTGATGCTCAAAATACACACTCCAGGCAACATCAGGAGCAAGACAAGGCAAAACAGCGAACTCAGACTAACCAATCGTTAAAATCTAGTGATAATAATTGGCGGGTGCGATCGCTAATTTTAACCGCCGCTATAGCCGCCGCACTTGGCACTGGTTTCGGTTTATCACTACGCTTAAACCGCCCTAGTGAACCTGGTTCTACCTTTTTACACACCGAACAATCTTTTCCGCCTCGTAGCAACTGGCCGATATTAAACACCCCACAACCAACACCTCAAGTACCCATAACACACTAG
- the psbZ gene encoding photosystem II reaction center protein PsbZ: MTIIFQLALTALVALSFAMVVGVPVAYATPQNWDQSKSLIWLGSGVWFALVILVGVLNFLVV; encoded by the coding sequence ATGACAATCATCTTTCAACTAGCACTAACTGCTCTAGTTGCTTTATCATTCGCTATGGTTGTCGGTGTACCTGTTGCGTATGCCACTCCTCAAAACTGGGATCAATCTAAAAGCCTAATTTGGCTCGGTTCCGGTGTTTGGTTTGCTTTAGTGATTTTAGTGGGTGTTTTGAACTTCCTAGTAGTCTAG
- a CDS encoding DUF6825 family protein, protein MNNHVIHAFFVGRALAQAINEQVEEALTNALSELGKFDAEQRERLRQFTQEVMERAEREAEAAVAGRTTTAIVPHGSQPLDLQVTIDELRAEVARLRAELQRYRSSSV, encoded by the coding sequence ATGAATAACCATGTAATTCATGCTTTTTTTGTGGGTAGAGCTTTAGCACAAGCAATAAATGAGCAAGTAGAAGAAGCTTTAACCAATGCCTTGAGTGAATTGGGTAAATTTGATGCCGAACAAAGAGAGCGGTTACGGCAATTTACCCAGGAAGTAATGGAACGAGCCGAACGTGAAGCAGAAGCTGCTGTTGCTGGAAGAACTACAACAGCGATCGTCCCTCATGGTTCCCAACCCTTAGATCTCCAAGTCACAATTGACGAACTACGAGCAGAAGTCGCCCGCTTACGCGCTGAGTTGCAACGCTATCGTAGTAGCTCCGTCTAA
- the ribH gene encoding 6,7-dimethyl-8-ribityllumazine synthase → MAVFEGTFTQDTPLRFAIIIARFNDLVTGKLLEGCQDCLKRHGIDVNPQGTQVDYVWVPGSFEVPLVARKMALTQQYDAVICLGAVIRGQTPHFDYVSSEAAKGVAAVGFQTGVPVIFGILTTDTMQQALERAGIKGNHGWEYAMNALEMASLMRQINSRVSTPNYPVYPPSAVEPPALPITPQHSVKTVTSESLSE, encoded by the coding sequence ATGGCAGTTTTCGAGGGAACATTTACTCAAGACACACCTCTGCGGTTTGCAATCATCATTGCTCGATTTAACGACCTAGTGACGGGTAAACTCTTGGAGGGGTGTCAAGATTGCCTGAAACGCCACGGTATTGATGTCAACCCCCAAGGCACTCAAGTCGATTATGTTTGGGTTCCTGGTAGTTTTGAGGTTCCCCTAGTGGCACGCAAGATGGCACTCACGCAACAGTACGATGCTGTGATTTGCTTGGGCGCTGTCATTAGGGGTCAAACACCTCATTTTGATTATGTCTCGTCTGAAGCTGCTAAAGGCGTTGCCGCAGTAGGCTTTCAAACTGGTGTGCCAGTGATTTTTGGGATCTTAACCACTGATACCATGCAACAAGCATTGGAAAGAGCAGGTATTAAGGGTAATCATGGCTGGGAATATGCCATGAATGCTTTGGAAATGGCTAGTTTAATGCGTCAAATTAACAGCCGGGTTTCAACTCCCAACTATCCTGTATATCCACCAAGTGCTGTTGAACCCCCAGCACTTCCAATTACTCCCCAACATAGTGTCAAAACAGTTACAAGTGAAAGTTTGAGCGAATAA
- a CDS encoding CBS domain-containing protein: MDLILCHTTADFDALGAAVGLTLLQTGAKVVLTGGAHPAVRDFLALYRDEFALIERRSVNPKQIRSLIVVDTQLRDRTGKAAEWFDLPHLEAIQVYDHHLNVESDIPATFTQIEPVGATTTLIVEQLQQGQIKLTSYQATVMALGIHVDTGSLTFEQATARDALALAWLMGQGAQARVIAEYIDPGLSPQLQSLLTEALDNLEKSTVLGYTVSWVLVKTAAFIPGLSSLASQIIEITESDALLLACVFHLGDAGEDRLIVIGRSRIENTNLNDLFQPLGGGGHSQAASLTQRTTEPANIFDQLVEQFIAQIPQPLTARELMSSPVRTIRPQTTIEEAQRILLRYGHSGLSVVNEQHQLVGIISRRDIDLALHHGFSHAPVKGYMTTNVKTIKPNTLLPEIESLMVTYDIGRLPVIEDAQLIGIVTRTDVLRQLHQDRGTRHESRQRQLPLNSSYGERYNLQPLLLNLLRDRLVPELWNLLSRASEQAEKRGWHLYLVGGAVRDLLIAGKQESRAAGKQLTLPPPPLPPPPLYLQDIDLVVDGFHRSADVGAGVELAKALQTIYPEARLDVHGSFQTAALLWHKDEVLGSLWVDIATARTEFYPYPAANPEVEASSIRQDLYRRDFTINALAVRLTPPHTGELLDFFGGLIDIEQQQIRVLHANSFIEDPTRIYRAVRFAVRLGFEIEPQTEGYIRYAIASGIYDRSLLENSKAPALQTRLKAELKYILQATYWASALQLLASLEALKCLHPTLELNEQLWKQIRLLDRWLRRFDQGKSLVHWQMRLEVLIAHLAEEYRGKVAENLQLPMDSIQRLQHLAHAHNQVVEFLSANRLKSEIVQLLRQYELRTLILIAIQSKRFIRRTIWEYLTILANIQSPLSGNDLKQLGYQPGKQYKQILDKLLAATLDGYVTNNFDAQAFLAERFPVK; this comes from the coding sequence ATGGACTTAATTTTGTGTCACACAACGGCGGATTTTGATGCTTTGGGTGCGGCTGTGGGGCTAACGCTACTGCAAACTGGAGCCAAGGTGGTCTTGACAGGGGGGGCGCATCCTGCTGTTCGAGATTTTTTGGCTTTGTATCGCGATGAGTTTGCTTTAATTGAACGCCGCTCGGTGAATCCCAAGCAGATTCGCTCTTTAATTGTGGTAGATACTCAATTACGCGATCGCACTGGTAAAGCTGCTGAGTGGTTCGATTTGCCACATCTAGAAGCAATCCAAGTTTACGATCATCATCTCAATGTCGAAAGTGATATTCCAGCTACTTTTACTCAAATTGAGCCAGTAGGCGCAACGACAACTTTAATCGTAGAGCAACTACAGCAAGGGCAAATTAAATTAACTTCCTACCAAGCGACGGTAATGGCTTTGGGTATTCATGTTGATACGGGTTCGCTGACATTTGAGCAAGCAACAGCGCGAGATGCTTTAGCTTTAGCTTGGTTGATGGGACAGGGGGCGCAGGCGCGGGTAATTGCTGAGTATATTGATCCAGGTTTATCCCCGCAACTGCAATCTTTGTTAACAGAAGCCTTAGATAACTTAGAAAAGTCAACTGTACTTGGCTACACGGTTTCTTGGGTACTGGTTAAAACGGCAGCTTTCATTCCAGGGTTGTCTAGTTTAGCATCACAAATAATAGAAATTACAGAAAGTGATGCGCTGCTTTTGGCGTGTGTGTTTCATTTAGGTGATGCTGGTGAAGATCGCTTAATAGTAATTGGGCGATCGCGCATCGAAAACACTAATCTTAATGATTTATTTCAACCTTTAGGTGGAGGCGGACATTCTCAAGCAGCTTCTTTAACTCAGCGAACAACCGAACCTGCAAATATATTTGATCAACTGGTTGAGCAATTCATAGCCCAAATTCCTCAACCTCTAACAGCAAGAGAGTTGATGTCCTCACCAGTACGGACAATTCGACCTCAGACGACTATTGAGGAAGCTCAACGAATACTACTGCGCTATGGTCATTCTGGGCTATCCGTTGTCAACGAGCAACATCAACTTGTAGGTATTATTTCTCGGCGAGATATTGATTTAGCTTTACATCACGGCTTCAGTCATGCGCCTGTGAAAGGTTACATGACTACCAATGTCAAGACAATTAAGCCGAATACACTGCTACCAGAAATTGAGTCATTGATGGTGACTTACGATATTGGGCGTTTACCTGTGATAGAAGATGCACAATTAATTGGCATTGTCACCCGTACTGATGTCCTACGACAGTTACATCAAGACAGAGGAACTAGGCATGAGTCTAGACAGCGACAGTTGCCCCTTAATTCGTCTTACGGTGAGCGTTACAATCTTCAGCCGTTACTTTTAAATTTACTACGCGATCGCTTAGTTCCCGAACTCTGGAATCTCCTATCTAGAGCATCTGAGCAAGCCGAGAAGCGCGGCTGGCATCTCTATTTAGTCGGGGGAGCAGTTAGAGATTTACTAATAGCAGGAAAGCAGGAAAGCAGGGCAGCAGGGAAACAATTAACTCTTCCCCCCCCTCCCCTCCCACCTCCCCCACTTTATTTACAAGATATAGATTTAGTCGTAGATGGCTTTCATCGCTCTGCTGACGTTGGCGCGGGTGTTGAACTAGCGAAGGCGCTACAAACAATTTATCCAGAAGCGCGTTTAGACGTTCACGGTTCTTTTCAAACAGCAGCACTGCTATGGCACAAAGACGAAGTTTTGGGTTCTCTGTGGGTAGATATAGCCACAGCCAGAACAGAGTTTTATCCTTATCCAGCAGCTAACCCTGAAGTTGAAGCTAGTTCAATTCGTCAAGATTTGTACCGCAGGGATTTTACAATTAATGCTTTAGCTGTGCGACTTACTCCTCCTCATACTGGTGAATTACTGGATTTTTTTGGCGGATTAATTGATATCGAACAGCAACAAATTCGTGTTTTACACGCTAACAGCTTTATTGAAGATCCCACACGGATTTATCGTGCGGTACGTTTTGCTGTGCGGTTGGGATTTGAAATTGAGCCGCAAACTGAAGGATATATTAGGTATGCGATCGCCAGTGGAATTTATGATAGATCACTACTAGAAAATTCTAAAGCTCCCGCTCTACAAACGCGACTTAAAGCAGAATTAAAATATATTTTGCAGGCGACCTATTGGGCTTCAGCATTGCAATTGTTGGCATCTCTGGAAGCCCTCAAATGTCTACATCCCACACTAGAACTTAACGAACAGCTATGGAAACAAATTCGTTTACTTGATCGCTGGTTACGACGTTTTGATCAAGGTAAAAGCTTAGTTCACTGGCAAATGCGGCTGGAAGTTTTAATTGCTCATTTGGCTGAAGAATATCGCGGAAAAGTAGCAGAAAATCTGCAACTACCAATGGATAGTATTCAAAGGTTACAGCATTTAGCTCATGCACATAATCAAGTTGTGGAATTTTTATCAGCAAATCGGCTGAAAAGTGAAATAGTTCAATTATTACGTCAGTATGAATTGCGAACTTTGATTTTAATTGCAATTCAAAGTAAACGTTTTATTCGCCGTACAATCTGGGAATATTTAACTATCTTGGCTAATATTCAGTCACCCTTGAGCGGAAATGATTTAAAGCAGCTAGGCTACCAGCCAGGAAAACAATACAAGCAAATTCTAGATAAATTATTAGCAGCAACTTTAGATGGTTATGTAACTAATAATTTTGACGCTCAGGCTTTTTTAGCCGAGAGGTTTCCGGTGAAATAA